Proteins from a single region of Pseudomonas sp. 10S4:
- the dmeF gene encoding CDF family Co(II)/Ni(II) efflux transporter DmeF: MTLTPQASSFAHDHMFLGASHDENARRTLWVVALTFVMMIGEIAAGYITGSMALLADGFHMATHAVALGIAAAAYAFARRHASNARFSFGTGKVGDLAGFASAMVLGLVSLGIAGESILRLFQPTTVAFTEATVIAVVGLAVNIASAFLLAGNHGHHGHDHGHSHDHGHHHDNNLRSAYVHVLADALTSILAIAALLAGRYLGWVWLDPAMGIVGAIVIANWAYGLMRDSAAVLLDTTDEHVAEEIRELLESSGDVTISDLHVWQVGPDARAAIVSVVAAASVSAEVIRERLAPVHELSHLTVEHRTAA; this comes from the coding sequence ATGACACTGACACCTCAGGCTTCAAGCTTCGCCCACGATCACATGTTCCTCGGTGCATCCCACGATGAAAACGCCCGCCGGACATTGTGGGTGGTGGCGTTGACCTTCGTGATGATGATTGGCGAAATCGCCGCCGGTTACATCACCGGCTCCATGGCGCTGCTGGCAGACGGTTTCCACATGGCGACCCATGCCGTGGCCCTGGGCATCGCAGCGGCGGCCTACGCGTTTGCCCGGCGTCATGCCAGTAATGCGCGATTCAGTTTCGGCACCGGCAAAGTCGGTGACCTGGCCGGTTTTGCCTCGGCGATGGTGCTGGGGCTGGTGTCGCTCGGTATTGCTGGCGAGTCGATCCTGCGTCTGTTCCAGCCGACCACGGTGGCCTTCACCGAGGCGACGGTGATTGCCGTGGTGGGGCTGGCGGTAAACATCGCCAGCGCGTTTCTGCTGGCGGGTAATCATGGGCATCACGGCCATGATCACGGCCACAGCCACGACCATGGTCACCATCACGACAACAATCTGCGTTCAGCCTACGTCCACGTGCTGGCCGATGCCTTGACCTCGATCCTGGCCATCGCCGCGTTGCTGGCAGGCCGCTATTTGGGTTGGGTCTGGCTCGATCCGGCGATGGGCATCGTCGGCGCCATCGTGATCGCGAATTGGGCCTATGGCCTGATGCGTGACAGCGCCGCCGTGCTGCTCGATACCACTGATGAACACGTGGCCGAGGAAATTCGCGAGTTGCTGGAGTCGTCGGGGGACGTGACCATCAGTGACCTGCACGTCTGGCAGGTCGGCCCTGACGCGCGGGCGGCGATTGTCAGCGTGGTCGCGGCGGCCAGCGTCAGTGCCGAGGTGATTCGCGAGCGTCTGGCGCCGGTTCATGAGTTGTCTCACCTGACGGTGGAACACCGCACCGCCGCGTAA
- a CDS encoding metal/formaldehyde-sensitive transcriptional repressor, which yields MSHIHEHKDDLLNRVRRIAGQVQAVEKALESDADCAKTLHLVAAIRGAVNGLLDQFIDAHAREHVAHPDLSNEERAQGVEDLLQAIRRYSK from the coding sequence ATGTCGCACATTCACGAACACAAAGACGATTTGCTCAACCGAGTTCGGCGCATTGCCGGGCAGGTTCAGGCGGTGGAGAAGGCGCTCGAGTCTGACGCCGACTGCGCCAAGACCTTACACCTGGTCGCGGCGATCCGTGGCGCGGTCAACGGTTTGCTGGATCAGTTCATCGACGCCCACGCCCGTGAACACGTGGCCCATCCCGATCTCAGCAACGAAGAACGCGCCCAAGGCGTGGAAGACTTGCTGCAAGCCATCCGCCGTTATTCGAAATAG
- a CDS encoding pyocin S6 family toxin immunity protein has protein sequence MFLWISGFLKGDDEDDSLKYELTVRPEFEAALMGVLGWESLDESADGEWLLTGEQVQQIAKALNEPLPIDLDLFIGVRG, from the coding sequence ATGTTTTTATGGATTAGTGGTTTTCTAAAAGGTGATGACGAGGATGACTCCTTAAAATACGAACTTACAGTTCGACCTGAATTTGAAGCTGCGTTAATGGGTGTTCTGGGCTGGGAAAGTCTTGATGAAAGCGCGGATGGGGAGTGGTTGCTCACCGGTGAGCAAGTCCAACAAATTGCTAAAGCTCTAAATGAGCCGTTACCGATTGACCTGGACCTTTTCATAGGGGTGCGGGGGTAG